In a single window of the Roseiconus lacunae genome:
- a CDS encoding DUF2256 domain-containing protein — protein sequence MSHQKPNLPEKVCVVCGRPFKWRKKWAKNWSDVKYCSERCKRKPSSSNPRQQD from the coding sequence ATGTCCCACCAGAAACCCAACCTTCCCGAAAAGGTCTGCGTGGTTTGCGGCCGTCCGTTCAAATGGAGGAAGAAATGGGCCAAGAATTGGAGCGACGTCAAATACTGCAGTGAGAGATGCAAGCGAAAGCCAAGCTCTTCCAACCCGCGACAACAAGACTAA
- a CDS encoding RecQ family ATP-dependent DNA helicase has product MIAPIGVFPNVHVWATSNSVDSNAAKGAPGAEMKGDEMEIAGTESLRKARSVLRDQFQLNDFRDGQAQVVTRLLEGKNVAAVFPTGGGKSLCYQLPSQMLEGTTVVVSPLIALMKDQCDALATRGIHAARLDSSLSDQEFRDSIRGIRDGSIRLLYVAPERFFNERFIATVGSLNVSLFAVDEAHCISQWGHNFRPDYLKLAELAKRLKADRVLALTATATPEVLDDIRNAFDIEPDDAICTPFHRPNLKIRSSIVSRSEQYPELKERLIGRPRGATLVYVSKQKTAEEIAERLCEDGIEATAYHAGMSAEDRADIQQQFLASVDGVIVATIAFGMGIDKSNIRYVYHFNPPQSIEAYAQEIGRAGRDGEASICELLLVPEDRVVLENFSFGDTPSRHGVGRLLEFLCGQPDEFFLSHYKLSFETDIRILVVRTLLTYLEIDGWLESTSPRYDTYKIYPKVTSKAILNNFDGERREFLAGLLGQLTKGRKYFYLNMAAACKALGQPRSRLVKAVEFMAAQNWIDVNVKDLVHGYRWLKRIDQPKVIADDCYERVMNRERSQVARIDEVFDIARATKCQANHLASHFGQPMDQDCGQCTYCIGDGPRQIPRTDQRVIGDAVKRAIEQVAREYPDHFTTARQRARFLCGLSSPKMVRSRLSRHASFGVCEQIPFEDVLKQV; this is encoded by the coding sequence ATGATCGCACCGATTGGCGTATTCCCTAACGTTCACGTTTGGGCGACAAGCAACTCCGTTGACTCGAATGCTGCCAAAGGTGCCCCAGGAGCCGAGATGAAGGGAGATGAGATGGAGATTGCAGGCACGGAGTCACTGCGGAAGGCCCGTTCGGTGCTTCGAGATCAATTCCAACTGAATGACTTTCGCGATGGCCAAGCCCAGGTCGTCACACGATTGCTCGAAGGAAAAAACGTTGCGGCGGTGTTTCCAACCGGCGGCGGGAAAAGCCTGTGCTATCAGCTTCCCAGCCAGATGCTCGAAGGCACCACCGTTGTCGTTTCACCCCTGATCGCGTTGATGAAAGACCAATGTGATGCGCTGGCTACGCGTGGGATCCATGCCGCCCGATTGGATTCGTCACTGAGCGATCAAGAGTTCCGTGACTCGATCCGTGGCATCCGTGATGGATCGATCCGCCTGCTTTACGTCGCCCCGGAACGGTTTTTCAACGAACGTTTTATCGCGACCGTCGGATCGCTGAACGTGTCTCTGTTCGCGGTCGACGAGGCCCACTGCATCAGCCAGTGGGGGCACAATTTCCGACCGGATTACTTGAAACTCGCCGAACTCGCCAAACGTCTGAAAGCCGATCGCGTATTGGCGTTGACCGCGACGGCCACACCGGAGGTCCTGGATGACATCCGAAACGCCTTTGACATCGAACCGGATGATGCGATCTGCACCCCATTCCATCGCCCCAATCTAAAAATCCGTAGCTCGATCGTGTCGCGGTCAGAACAATATCCCGAGTTAAAAGAACGATTGATCGGGCGCCCGCGCGGGGCCACGCTAGTTTATGTTTCCAAACAAAAGACGGCCGAAGAGATCGCCGAACGGCTTTGCGAAGACGGGATCGAAGCAACCGCCTATCACGCGGGGATGTCGGCCGAAGATCGCGCCGATATTCAACAGCAGTTCCTCGCCTCCGTTGACGGTGTGATCGTGGCCACGATCGCGTTTGGGATGGGGATCGACAAGTCGAACATCCGTTACGTCTATCACTTCAATCCGCCTCAGTCGATCGAGGCGTATGCGCAGGAGATTGGACGTGCCGGACGCGATGGTGAAGCCTCCATCTGCGAGTTACTACTGGTCCCCGAAGACCGCGTGGTCCTAGAGAATTTTTCGTTCGGTGACACGCCCAGCCGACACGGTGTCGGTCGACTGCTTGAATTCCTTTGCGGTCAACCCGATGAATTTTTCCTTTCACACTACAAACTTTCATTCGAAACCGACATTCGAATCTTGGTTGTCAGAACACTGCTAACGTACCTGGAAATCGACGGTTGGCTGGAATCCACCTCGCCTCGTTACGATACCTATAAGATCTACCCCAAGGTAACGTCGAAAGCGATCTTAAATAACTTTGATGGCGAACGCCGAGAGTTCCTTGCCGGACTATTGGGCCAACTGACCAAGGGGCGGAAGTATTTTTATCTAAATATGGCGGCTGCATGTAAGGCACTTGGTCAACCGAGGTCACGATTGGTCAAAGCGGTCGAGTTTATGGCGGCACAAAACTGGATCGATGTAAATGTCAAAGACTTAGTCCATGGCTATCGCTGGTTAAAACGGATCGACCAACCCAAAGTGATCGCCGACGATTGCTATGAGCGCGTGATGAATCGTGAACGATCACAGGTCGCGCGAATCGACGAGGTGTTCGACATCGCACGAGCGACGAAGTGCCAAGCAAATCACCTTGCTTCTCATTTCGGCCAACCAATGGATCAGGATTGCGGTCAGTGCACGTATTGCATCGGCGACGGGCCACGGCAAATTCCACGGACGGACCAACGAGTCATCGGCGATGCGGTCAAGCGGGCAATCGAGCAGGTCGCTCGCGAATACCCCGATCATTTCACGACCGCACGTCAAAGGGCGAGGTTCCTATGCGGATTGTCGTCGCCAAAAATGGTACGCTCTCGGTTATCACGACACGCCAGTTTTGGTGTCTGTGAGCAGATTCCTTTTGAAGACGTCTTGAAACAAGTTTGA
- a CDS encoding glucosamine-6-phosphate deaminase, with protein sequence MKTIVAPNAKEMGRYAAEHAAANLRQAIADKGKANLIVATGASQFEVLDHLVSQDGIDWSRVDGFHLDEYVGIGNDHPASFCRYLKERFVDRVPLASFLFLDGKANPAETIQNASEVISQIDVDVAMVGIGENGHLAFNDPPADFETEQPYLLVELDEPCRLQQVGEGWFGSLEEVPTHAISMSVKQILKTKHIYCSVPDERKASAVSKTLSGPVTPDVPASILADHPGTTLVIDEAAASQIPASSAASLGRVQ encoded by the coding sequence ATGAAAACCATCGTCGCACCCAACGCCAAAGAAATGGGGCGTTACGCCGCCGAACATGCCGCCGCTAACCTCCGACAAGCGATCGCCGATAAGGGCAAGGCCAACTTGATCGTTGCCACTGGCGCCTCGCAGTTTGAAGTTCTCGATCACTTAGTCAGCCAAGATGGAATCGATTGGTCGCGTGTCGATGGTTTTCACCTCGACGAATACGTCGGTATCGGAAACGACCACCCAGCTTCGTTCTGTCGTTACTTGAAAGAACGCTTCGTCGATCGAGTTCCATTGGCATCGTTTCTTTTCCTTGACGGAAAAGCCAATCCGGCAGAAACGATTCAAAACGCGTCTGAAGTGATTTCACAAATCGACGTCGATGTCGCGATGGTCGGCATCGGCGAAAACGGACACCTCGCCTTTAACGATCCTCCGGCAGATTTCGAGACCGAGCAACCGTATCTATTGGTCGAACTTGATGAACCGTGCCGTCTGCAGCAGGTCGGTGAGGGCTGGTTCGGGTCACTCGAAGAGGTCCCAACGCATGCGATCAGCATGTCGGTCAAACAGATTCTAAAGACAAAGCATATTTACTGCAGCGTGCCCGATGAACGCAAGGCATCGGCCGTCAGCAAGACCCTTTCCGGTCCAGTCACCCCCGATGTCCCGGCAAGTATCTTGGCCGATCACCCCGGCACAACTCTGGTAATCGACGAAGCCGCCGCCAGCCAGATCCCTGCATCTTCCGCCGCATCGCTGGGGCGTGTTCAGTGA